One window of the Tachypleus tridentatus isolate NWPU-2018 chromosome 10, ASM421037v1, whole genome shotgun sequence genome contains the following:
- the LOC143231000 gene encoding multiple coagulation factor deficiency protein 2 homolog, producing the protein MFYQRITAYVLLLGIFLFNHLTNGSGSKHKDHTHYQPSGGADYNILRDDYLIRDIEHLREDIQSLYTFELSENIENKEVEFYYFQLHDFDKNGMLDGLEILAALNHVNDDPIENTKTSEEYDVESANPGVKVANLNWQRLWNSKFEKDSQYIDKILKEDDIDKDGFLTYLEFAIGRRREQREAAKLEQ; encoded by the exons atgttttatcaaagaataacaGCGTATGTCCTGTTATTGGGAATATTTCTTTTCAATCACTTGACTAATGGATCAGGTTCTAAACATAAAGACCATACACATTATCAGCCTTCTGGTGGTGCTGATTACAACATTTTACGAGACGATTACTTAATTCGAGACATTGA GCATCTACGAGAGGACATTCAAAGCCTTTATACATTCGAGTTATCAGAAAACATTGAGAATAAAGAAGTGGAATTTTATTACTTTCA ATTACACGACTTCGATAAGAACGGGATGTTGGACGGCCTGGAAATTTTGGCCGCTCTTAATCACGTGAATGACGATCCAATAGAAAATACGAAAACTTCTGAAGAATATGACGTCGAATCAGCCAATCCAGGTGTCAAAGTGGCCAACTTAAACTGGCAAAGGTTGTGGAACTCAAAGTTCGAAAAAGATTCTC aatatATTGACAAAATTCTCAAAGAGGATGACATCGATAAAGATGGTTTTCTGACGTACCTGGAATTCGCTATTGGTCGGCGTCGTGAGCAACGTGAAGCTGCTAAATTAGAACAGTAA
- the LOC143231001 gene encoding centromere protein S-like, whose protein sequence is MDGENTSDDLETLTHVQHLKAAVHYTVAKICEETSEEKHQTFSRQFIATLSELTYRQIGSFAEDLELFARHAKRSMIGVDDVKILVRKSLPLANHITQLAEALNSGTEVKKKPQRRKKKVSFTDSELNHQDNSAVENID, encoded by the exons ATGGATGGTGAAAATACCAGTGATGATCTTGAAACATTAACCCATGTTCAG CACTTGAAAGCAGCTGTACATTACACTGTAGCCAAGATTTGTGAAGAAACAAGCGAGGaaaaacaccaaacattttcacgTCAGTTTATTGCCACTTTGTCAGAGTTGACATACAGACAAATAGGATCTTTTGCAGAAGACTTAGAATTATTTGCAAG ACATGCCAAACGTTCAATGATAGGAGTAGATGATGTGAAAATACTGGTTCGTAAAAGCTTACCCTTG GCAAACCACATAACTCAATTAGCTGAGGCACTGAATTCTGGAACAGAAGTAAAGAAGAAGCCTCAGAGACGGAAAAAGAAGGTCTCCTTCACTGACTCTGAACTCAATCACCAAGATAACTCTGCAGTTGAGAACATAGACTGA